One genomic region from Polynucleobacter sp. MWH-P3-07-1 encodes:
- a CDS encoding chorismate lyase: MPHQRRLLSEWNRVDSGEVHLAPRRWQAWLSDTGSLTQKIERHIAQRLEVRVLRDSRQTLNSDESRYFHLRPRRCRIREVLLCQGDTPLVIARSVIPTSSAQGGNQSILRLGSKPLGAVLFAKMPHASQRKVLREIIYLSKRDPLWRQFKKVHPELPSKLWARRTVYQLKGKPILVCEVFLPALLGDR; the protein is encoded by the coding sequence ATGCCTCACCAGCGTCGCCTCCTTTCTGAATGGAATCGAGTCGATTCTGGTGAAGTTCATCTTGCGCCTCGCAGATGGCAAGCATGGCTTAGTGACACTGGCTCACTAACTCAAAAAATTGAAAGGCATATTGCGCAGCGACTCGAAGTTCGGGTTCTGCGGGATAGCCGTCAAACCCTCAATAGCGACGAGAGTCGCTATTTTCATTTGCGTCCAAGACGTTGCCGTATTCGGGAAGTCTTGCTATGCCAGGGGGATACCCCTTTAGTCATTGCCCGCAGCGTCATACCCACTAGTAGCGCTCAAGGTGGTAATCAGAGCATATTACGCCTAGGCAGTAAACCACTTGGCGCTGTTCTCTTTGCCAAGATGCCGCATGCATCCCAACGCAAAGTCTTGCGAGAGATCATCTATTTATCAAAACGTGATCCATTGTGGAGGCAATTTAAGAAGGTCCACCCAGAACTACCATCAAAATTGTGGGCAAGACGGACGGTCTATCAATTGAAAGGCAAACCAATCTTAGTTTGTGAAGTCTTCCTACCTGCGCTGTTGGGTGATCGCTAA
- a CDS encoding aldehyde dehydrogenase family protein, which yields MNRFTLQLEEIKTAYAAEPNPSLEIRLERIRKIEEMIAANEDKICKVLEADFGFRHPMETRLAEFGMIYQACKYTRKHLKEWMKPSQVEVPGFLGSSQAWIENQSIGVVGILSPWNYPIQLALLPAIAAIAAGNRVWLKTSERSSRTSGFLAGLIQEYFHPTEFCATTGGPDVAEIFASLPFDHLFFTGSEVIAKKVMRAASENLTPVTLELGGKSPAVIDPSAKLADAAASVVYGKLMNAGQTCIAPDYVLLQQDQLDPFVAELKQAAQKQYSGDTPLTGPIDAEQLARWQFLVQDAANRGAQVIPLLSNEIDLRFMPVALLNVSKDAQVMQEEIFGPILPLVVIDDINSAIAYVNHKPNPLALYWFGRDRQNQARWINETRSGGVTINDTLLHAALETLPFGGIGASGMGAYRGKTGFDALSHQKSVLEVHSVLGIKMFKGTNMARPPYGKKTELLLRLMK from the coding sequence ATGAATCGCTTTACCCTCCAGCTCGAAGAAATCAAAACAGCCTACGCTGCAGAACCCAATCCCAGTTTGGAGATTCGTTTAGAGCGAATTCGCAAAATTGAGGAGATGATTGCAGCTAATGAGGACAAGATCTGCAAGGTGCTTGAGGCGGACTTTGGCTTCAGACACCCGATGGAAACCCGTTTAGCTGAATTTGGCATGATTTATCAAGCTTGCAAGTACACCCGCAAGCATCTTAAAGAGTGGATGAAACCAAGCCAAGTCGAGGTACCAGGATTTTTAGGCTCATCACAGGCCTGGATTGAAAATCAGTCTATTGGTGTGGTTGGCATTCTGAGCCCATGGAATTATCCGATTCAACTAGCCCTGCTGCCCGCCATCGCGGCCATCGCTGCGGGCAATCGGGTCTGGCTTAAGACCTCAGAACGTAGCTCACGGACCTCGGGTTTCTTGGCAGGACTCATTCAAGAATATTTTCATCCTACCGAATTTTGTGCCACCACTGGCGGCCCCGATGTCGCTGAGATTTTTGCTTCACTCCCTTTTGATCACTTATTCTTTACTGGCTCAGAAGTGATTGCCAAAAAAGTCATGCGTGCTGCTTCAGAAAACCTGACACCAGTAACGCTAGAGCTTGGCGGTAAATCCCCAGCAGTGATTGATCCATCAGCCAAACTTGCGGATGCTGCTGCCAGCGTTGTTTACGGCAAGTTGATGAATGCAGGTCAAACTTGTATTGCTCCTGACTATGTGTTGTTACAACAAGATCAACTAGATCCATTTGTTGCAGAGCTTAAGCAAGCTGCTCAAAAGCAATATTCTGGCGATACTCCATTAACCGGCCCAATCGATGCAGAACAATTAGCCCGTTGGCAATTCTTAGTTCAAGATGCTGCCAATCGCGGTGCCCAAGTGATTCCTTTGTTATCGAATGAAATAGATCTGCGCTTCATGCCAGTCGCATTACTCAATGTCAGCAAAGATGCGCAAGTCATGCAAGAAGAAATCTTTGGGCCTATTCTGCCGCTCGTCGTGATTGACGATATCAATAGTGCAATTGCTTATGTCAATCACAAACCCAACCCTTTAGCCCTGTATTGGTTTGGACGCGATCGTCAAAATCAAGCGCGCTGGATCAATGAAACGCGCTCTGGTGGAGTGACCATCAACGATACACTCTTACACGCTGCACTCGAGACACTACCTTTCGGTGGTATCGGTGCCAGTGGCATGGGTGCCTATCGAGGTAAAACCGGCTTTGATGCATTGAGTCATCAAAAATCGGTTTTAGAAGTTCACAGTGTTTTAGGGATCAAGATGTTCAAAGGCACGAATATGGCGCGCCCTCCCTATGGCAAGAAAACCGAGCTTTTACTGCGTTTAATGAAATAA
- a CDS encoding TMEM165/GDT1 family protein produces the protein MDFSVISLSAGVVALAEMGDKTQLLSLMLAVRYPKQAWPIIGGILIATLVNHAGAAFLGQLLASFIHPEILRWILGASFIVIGAWLLVPDQLEDENQSKKVHGALAVFLLTMMLFFLAEMGDKTQIATIALGARYNDVLSVTAGTTLGMMLANAPAVWIGQKFTQRVPLKWVHAIAAVVFIAIGLITLIWS, from the coding sequence ATGGATTTTTCTGTAATCTCCCTGTCTGCTGGTGTCGTTGCTTTAGCGGAAATGGGCGATAAAACCCAACTGCTATCACTCATGTTGGCGGTTCGTTATCCCAAGCAGGCCTGGCCCATTATTGGTGGCATCCTAATAGCCACTTTGGTGAATCATGCTGGAGCTGCTTTTTTAGGTCAGCTCTTGGCAAGCTTTATCCATCCTGAGATCTTGCGCTGGATTTTGGGCGCAAGTTTTATTGTGATTGGCGCTTGGCTATTGGTGCCTGATCAGCTGGAAGATGAGAATCAATCCAAAAAGGTGCACGGTGCTTTAGCCGTCTTCTTGCTGACAATGATGCTCTTCTTCTTGGCCGAGATGGGGGATAAGACTCAAATTGCTACGATCGCACTCGGTGCCCGCTATAACGACGTACTTTCAGTCACAGCAGGAACTACCTTGGGCATGATGTTGGCTAATGCTCCGGCAGTATGGATTGGGCAGAAATTTACCCAACGCGTCCCCTTAAAGTGGGTTCATGCGATTGCTGCAGTTGTTTTTATCGCCATAGGCCTCATTACTCTGATTTGGTCATAA
- a CDS encoding ThiF family adenylyltransferase encodes MAEDNLDDRRFGGVARLYGEELRERFLKATVVVAGLGGVGSWAAEALARTGIGHLVLVDFDHISESNTNRQIHALEANYGKSKVLAMSERILQINPEIELTVCDEFLESDNLERLIPADAFVLDATDSVPTKIALAVWSVKNTRDLVMCGAAGGKVDPTSVRCSDLSKTEQDALLAKVRFGLRTDHGFSRDLKKKMHIRAVFSHEPRAGGASGGLACSGYGSTVMVTAAAGLTAAAEILNLIAAKKS; translated from the coding sequence ATGGCAGAAGACAACTTAGATGATCGTCGGTTTGGTGGGGTAGCCCGACTGTATGGGGAAGAGCTGCGCGAACGCTTTCTGAAGGCAACCGTCGTTGTCGCTGGTCTAGGAGGGGTGGGGTCTTGGGCGGCGGAAGCATTGGCTAGAACTGGGATTGGGCATTTGGTTCTGGTGGATTTTGATCATATTTCAGAAAGCAATACCAATCGCCAAATTCATGCTTTAGAAGCGAACTATGGCAAGTCCAAAGTGCTCGCAATGTCAGAACGAATTCTACAAATCAATCCCGAGATTGAATTAACAGTATGCGATGAATTCTTAGAGTCAGATAATTTAGAGCGCTTGATTCCTGCCGATGCTTTCGTATTGGATGCAACAGACTCAGTCCCAACGAAAATTGCGTTAGCAGTATGGTCAGTAAAAAATACGCGTGACTTGGTCATGTGTGGTGCTGCTGGTGGCAAGGTAGATCCCACATCAGTGCGTTGCAGTGATCTTTCTAAAACCGAGCAAGATGCTTTGTTGGCGAAAGTTAGATTTGGACTCAGAACAGATCACGGATTCTCAAGAGATCTCAAGAAGAAGATGCATATCCGTGCGGTGTTTTCCCACGAACCTCGTGCCGGTGGTGCCTCGGGAGGTCTGGCCTGCTCAGGCTATGGCTCTACTGTGATGGTTACTGCCGCTGCAGGTTTAACGGCAGCTGCAGAAATTCTGAATCTGATTGCTGCTAAAAAATCGTAA
- the ald gene encoding alanine dehydrogenase, whose product MIIGVPQEVKNNEFRVGLTPGNVSGLCKQGHSVLLQRGAGAQIGLTDESYRIAGATLVNSAAEVYGKSEMIVKVKEPQAQECAMLREDQILFTYLHLAPDPKQTQALIDSGATCIAYETVTSRCGALPLLAPMSEVAGRMSIQAAASHLEKTNGGLGVLMAGVPGVAAAKVVILGAGVVGRNALQMAVGLGANVSIFDRDLERLRQIDAIFGNRVKTLYSDSLLVAQEVHEADAVIGAVLLPGAAAPKLVNRDMIRKMKAGAVVVDVAIDQGGCFETSKPTTHADPTYEIDGVIHYCVANMPGAVARTSTFALTNATYPFVEALAKRGVIEALRKDQYLRHGLSVHRGVLTSEPVAAAQKLDFVPAEELIAA is encoded by the coding sequence ATGATTATTGGCGTACCTCAGGAAGTAAAAAATAATGAGTTTCGGGTTGGTCTTACCCCAGGTAATGTGAGCGGACTCTGTAAGCAAGGGCATTCAGTTTTATTGCAACGGGGAGCTGGAGCGCAAATTGGTTTAACCGATGAGTCTTATCGAATCGCGGGCGCCACCTTGGTCAATAGTGCGGCTGAGGTTTATGGAAAATCAGAAATGATTGTCAAAGTAAAAGAGCCACAGGCGCAAGAGTGTGCAATGTTGCGCGAAGATCAAATTCTATTTACGTATTTACATTTAGCACCAGATCCCAAGCAAACTCAGGCCTTAATTGATTCTGGCGCCACTTGCATTGCCTACGAGACAGTGACATCGCGTTGTGGCGCATTGCCGCTCTTAGCTCCCATGAGCGAAGTTGCAGGGCGGATGTCCATTCAGGCGGCAGCATCTCATCTCGAAAAAACCAACGGCGGTTTGGGGGTCTTGATGGCAGGCGTACCGGGCGTCGCGGCTGCAAAGGTCGTGATCTTGGGTGCTGGCGTTGTCGGCCGCAATGCTTTGCAGATGGCAGTCGGCCTGGGTGCCAATGTGAGTATTTTTGATCGAGATCTTGAGCGCCTAAGGCAAATCGACGCAATCTTTGGTAACCGAGTCAAAACACTGTACTCAGATTCGCTGTTGGTAGCGCAAGAAGTTCATGAGGCGGATGCTGTGATTGGCGCAGTCTTGCTCCCGGGCGCTGCTGCTCCTAAACTCGTTAACCGCGACATGATTCGGAAAATGAAAGCAGGTGCAGTCGTAGTGGATGTGGCGATTGATCAGGGTGGCTGCTTTGAAACTTCGAAACCAACGACGCATGCTGACCCTACCTATGAGATCGACGGTGTCATTCATTATTGCGTAGCCAATATGCCGGGTGCAGTCGCAAGAACTTCTACCTTTGCGCTCACCAATGCCACATATCCTTTTGTTGAAGCCCTTGCCAAGCGGGGAGTGATTGAGGCCTTGAGGAAAGATCAGTACCTACGTCATGGTTTAAGTGTGCATCGCGGAGTGCTGACTTCAGAGCCAGTGGCTGCAGCCCAAAAGCTGGACTTTGTGCCAGCCGAGGAGCTAATAGCAGCCTAA
- a CDS encoding DEAD/DEAH box helicase, which yields MTFSKETKLESTDSKHAESTFQSFALAAPLLKNVAELGFTHATPVQAQVIPAALTGVDLLVSSQTGSGKTAAFLLPLINQLIESNPNSSPVPGRAQPKVLVLCPTRELAQQVTADAVNLVRGFKGIRIATVMGGMPYGKQIQALKGALLVVATPGRLLDLCDSKAIRLDDVKQLVIDEADRMLDMGFADDLEAIDKRCAGRNQTLMFSATFAPKIMSLANELTTDAQRIELAHAGEKHANIEQKLHWADSMSHKHKLLEHILADATLDQAVVFASTQIESEKIADTLRANGYEASALHGAMPQAVRMRRLESLRKGHTKILVATDVAARGIDVPRITHVINFGLPMKPEDYTHRIGRTGRAGRSGVAITLVEHRDRAKIRNIERFTQQDIAASVIAGLEPQAKPSFGGGGGRPGGGGGGGGGRPGGGRSGGGGGGRYGSGARSEARSGGQSDSRSGDSRPSNGNRFADSRPARSGDSRPAGPRFAKAKSGGQRKNFSGS from the coding sequence ATGACTTTTTCTAAAGAAACGAAACTCGAGTCTACGGACTCAAAACACGCTGAAAGTACTTTTCAGTCTTTTGCCCTCGCGGCACCACTCCTCAAGAACGTTGCTGAATTAGGCTTTACTCACGCAACTCCAGTACAAGCTCAGGTTATTCCTGCGGCCTTAACTGGTGTTGATTTGTTAGTCAGTAGCCAAACCGGTAGCGGCAAGACGGCAGCATTTTTGTTGCCATTGATTAACCAACTCATCGAGAGCAATCCCAATAGCTCACCAGTACCAGGTCGAGCACAACCTAAAGTGTTGGTGCTCTGCCCTACTCGGGAACTAGCTCAGCAGGTTACCGCTGATGCCGTAAACCTCGTGCGCGGCTTCAAAGGAATCCGCATTGCCACCGTCATGGGTGGTATGCCTTATGGCAAACAAATTCAGGCGCTTAAAGGTGCATTGCTCGTCGTTGCGACTCCAGGTCGTTTACTCGACTTATGCGACAGCAAAGCTATTCGTCTGGATGATGTCAAACAACTCGTGATCGATGAAGCTGATCGCATGCTCGACATGGGATTTGCCGATGACCTTGAAGCGATTGATAAGCGTTGTGCCGGTCGTAACCAAACGTTGATGTTCTCTGCAACTTTTGCTCCAAAGATTATGTCTTTGGCTAACGAGTTGACTACAGATGCTCAGCGTATTGAACTGGCTCATGCAGGTGAAAAGCACGCCAATATCGAACAGAAGTTGCATTGGGCTGACAGCATGTCCCATAAACATAAATTGCTTGAGCATATTTTGGCGGATGCCACATTAGATCAAGCCGTTGTGTTTGCAAGCACTCAAATTGAAAGTGAAAAAATTGCTGACACTTTACGTGCTAATGGCTATGAAGCAAGTGCCCTCCACGGCGCGATGCCTCAGGCTGTGCGGATGCGTCGCCTAGAGTCTTTGCGCAAAGGGCATACCAAGATTTTGGTAGCAACCGATGTAGCAGCTCGCGGTATTGATGTACCCCGTATCACCCATGTGATTAACTTTGGCCTGCCAATGAAACCAGAAGACTATACGCACCGTATCGGTCGTACTGGTCGCGCTGGCCGCAGCGGTGTTGCGATTACCCTAGTTGAGCATCGCGATCGTGCCAAGATCCGTAATATTGAGCGTTTTACACAGCAAGATATTGCAGCCTCAGTCATCGCAGGTCTTGAGCCACAAGCCAAACCTAGCTTTGGTGGTGGTGGCGGACGCCCTGGTGGTGGCGGTGGTGGTGGTGGCGGACGCCCTGGTGGTGGTCGCTCAGGTGGTGGCGGTGGTGGTCGTTATGGCTCCGGTGCTCGCTCTGAGGCGCGCTCAGGTGGCCAATCGGATTCTCGCTCTGGAGACTCGCGTCCAAGTAACGGCAACCGATTTGCTGACTCACGTCCTGCACGATCAGGTGACTCACGTCCAGCCGGCCCTCGCTTTGCTAAAGCAAAGTCTGGCGGTCAACGCAAGAACTTTAGCGGTAGCTAA
- the pdxH gene encoding pyridoxamine 5'-phosphate oxidase: protein MNSIAELRKNYTLGQLSETQVPVNPLELFHLWFDQAVKANCPEPNSMALATADQSGNPSVRIVLLKGANDHGFTFFTNYDSQKGKELAGRPEAALLFHWHELERQVRIKGSVTKVDAAESDQYFHSRPPASRIGAWASPQSAEIPSREFLEEAEKQFLSEHGDNPPRPAHWGGYRLNPSEIEFWQGRPSRLHDRIRYQRQDQTWRISRLAP from the coding sequence ATGAACTCGATTGCTGAACTGCGCAAAAACTACACCTTGGGCCAACTCTCTGAGACTCAAGTTCCCGTCAATCCGCTGGAACTATTTCACTTGTGGTTCGACCAAGCAGTCAAAGCCAATTGTCCTGAACCGAATTCCATGGCACTGGCAACCGCAGATCAGTCCGGCAATCCTTCAGTTCGTATTGTCCTATTAAAGGGCGCGAACGATCACGGCTTCACCTTCTTTACTAACTACGATAGTCAAAAGGGTAAAGAGTTGGCTGGACGACCTGAAGCTGCCCTATTGTTTCACTGGCATGAATTAGAACGTCAGGTTCGCATTAAAGGTAGCGTCACCAAAGTCGATGCTGCTGAGAGCGATCAGTACTTTCACTCTCGGCCTCCTGCATCTCGCATTGGGGCATGGGCCTCACCACAAAGCGCCGAAATCCCGAGTCGAGAATTTCTAGAAGAGGCCGAAAAGCAATTCTTGAGTGAGCATGGTGACAACCCACCGCGCCCAGCCCATTGGGGCGGGTATCGTCTGAACCCTTCTGAAATTGAATTTTGGCAAGGGCGTCCCTCGCGCCTGCATGATCGCATCCGCTATCAACGACAAGATCAGACTTGGCGTATTAGCCGACTTGCGCCTTAG
- the msrA gene encoding peptide-methionine (S)-S-oxide reductase MsrA: protein MNDILNQNRAKLERAILGGGCFWCLEAVYQQVRGVDHVVSGYAGGPNPNPTYEAVCSGTTGHAEIVDVYFDPLQVSYRDLLEIFFVIHDPTTLNYQGNDHGTQYRSVIFTHGAEQNRIAVEIVAELDEAAIYSGPVVTEILPAPVIYPAEDYHQDYFNQHPGQGYCMAVVAPKLAKFRAKFKALIAPQFS, encoded by the coding sequence ATGAACGATATTCTGAATCAAAACAGGGCAAAACTAGAGCGGGCAATCTTAGGGGGTGGCTGTTTCTGGTGCTTGGAGGCGGTTTATCAGCAAGTACGAGGTGTAGACCATGTCGTTTCTGGTTACGCGGGTGGGCCTAATCCTAACCCCACCTATGAGGCAGTTTGTTCAGGCACTACCGGCCATGCTGAAATCGTCGATGTCTACTTTGATCCTCTGCAGGTTTCTTATCGAGATCTTTTGGAGATCTTCTTTGTGATTCATGACCCAACGACGCTGAACTATCAGGGCAATGATCACGGTACCCAATATCGCTCAGTCATCTTTACCCATGGAGCTGAACAAAATCGTATTGCTGTAGAGATTGTTGCGGAGCTAGATGAGGCTGCGATCTACTCCGGTCCGGTAGTGACGGAAATCCTTCCTGCCCCAGTGATTTATCCAGCAGAGGACTATCACCAAGATTATTTCAATCAACATCCAGGTCAAGGCTATTGCATGGCAGTAGTCGCGCCTAAATTAGCTAAATTTAGGGCAAAGTTCAAAGCGCTCATAGCGCCCCAATTCTCCTAA
- a CDS encoding amino acid permease, which yields MQTEHTGLKRHLKVRHIRLMALGSTIGVGLFLGSASAIQLAGPSILLGYLLAGIVAFIVLRTLGEMAVHQPVAGSFAAYANTYVGPVAGYMVGWGYWTYWIVVGIAEVTAVGIYMGIWFPETPQWIWALSAILMMGLINLIAVKVFGEFEFWFALIKVVAIVAMIGLGGAVIFFGFTNGWQPIGLGNLWSHGGFFPNGISGMLLSLQMVLFAYVGIEMIGLSAGEAENPQKTIPMAIDSLAWRILIFYMGAILVILAIFPWNQIGQQGSPFVVMFERIGLREAAGLINFVVITAALSSCNAGLFSGGRLLYSLSINGYAPASFACLSKYGVPARAVAATVAVCLTGVVLNYFVPDKAFHYIMAAVTFVGLMVWIAILLTQIQFRRSLTKAQVAELSYRAPWWPYSSWFALAFIVLVVVLMGFHEDARVALILGPCLLAVYLAMFYIAGLHRKTKSNSISK from the coding sequence TTGCAGACTGAACACACTGGCTTAAAGCGCCATCTCAAAGTTCGACACATTCGCTTGATGGCTTTAGGCTCAACGATCGGTGTAGGTTTATTTCTAGGGTCAGCGAGTGCAATTCAATTGGCTGGCCCATCTATTCTCTTGGGTTATCTATTAGCGGGCATCGTTGCGTTTATTGTCCTGCGCACCCTTGGTGAAATGGCAGTCCATCAGCCTGTCGCCGGTTCATTTGCAGCTTATGCCAATACCTATGTTGGTCCTGTAGCAGGGTATATGGTGGGTTGGGGATATTGGACCTACTGGATTGTGGTCGGTATAGCAGAAGTCACGGCAGTCGGTATTTACATGGGTATCTGGTTCCCCGAAACGCCTCAGTGGATTTGGGCTTTATCGGCTATTTTGATGATGGGCTTGATCAATTTGATTGCCGTCAAAGTATTTGGAGAGTTTGAGTTCTGGTTTGCTTTGATCAAAGTCGTTGCAATTGTTGCCATGATTGGTTTGGGTGGGGCCGTGATCTTTTTTGGCTTTACGAATGGCTGGCAGCCGATTGGTTTAGGTAATTTGTGGAGTCATGGTGGATTTTTTCCGAATGGCATTTCTGGCATGCTCCTCTCGTTGCAAATGGTCTTATTTGCCTATGTCGGAATTGAGATGATTGGCCTGTCTGCAGGTGAGGCCGAGAACCCTCAGAAGACTATACCAATGGCGATTGATTCTCTAGCCTGGCGTATCTTGATTTTTTACATGGGTGCGATTCTGGTCATCCTCGCCATCTTTCCCTGGAATCAGATTGGACAGCAAGGCAGTCCCTTCGTGGTGATGTTTGAGCGGATTGGTTTGCGTGAGGCAGCTGGCTTAATTAATTTTGTCGTCATCACAGCCGCACTCTCATCTTGTAACGCCGGTCTTTTTAGTGGCGGAAGACTTTTATATTCCTTGTCGATTAACGGCTATGCCCCCGCATCCTTTGCCTGCTTATCAAAGTATGGGGTCCCTGCAAGAGCCGTCGCTGCGACAGTCGCAGTGTGTTTGACTGGTGTGGTACTGAATTATTTTGTACCCGATAAAGCATTTCACTACATCATGGCTGCGGTCACTTTTGTGGGCTTGATGGTTTGGATTGCGATTTTGTTGACGCAAATTCAGTTCCGTCGCTCACTGACGAAAGCCCAGGTTGCTGAACTATCGTATCGCGCACCGTGGTGGCCTTATTCCTCGTGGTTTGCCTTGGCATTCATTGTCTTGGTTGTAGTGCTCATGGGCTTTCATGAGGATGCCAGGGTCGCTTTGATCTTAGGACCTTGTCTATTAGCGGTCTATCTGGCGATGTTTTATATCGCTGGCTTACATCGCAAAACGAAGTCGAATTCCATATCTAAATAA